In Mytilus trossulus isolate FHL-02 chromosome 14, PNRI_Mtr1.1.1.hap1, whole genome shotgun sequence, a genomic segment contains:
- the LOC134696276 gene encoding uncharacterized protein LOC134696276, with protein sequence MDAGQIIFYVVLFYLPRTQCVKLGVCSKEKSVLVSGQTVIRTLYFCCRHYEESSGICEECDTGYESNGTRCEPCKPGQFGIKCADTCQCKTHESCDHIRGCIQSTNQLITGEHITPITEKTAKNSENEGFLNKESGVYFGSFGLLAFVICILMAYICYKKGKRKAGSNLPKQNPNELAMDTKCLVGGTKGVMITNENDYDEIDERYLSDIKLAVNQEKDIKKREKVQQGGSKHSKKEKSKSSINPYQLVVSSAVDVHEYSSPEKGDNSEDNNRDSGYLHPYQPLSLDTKNLKHDYTECEGLDIVESKATLDNKGLKDEYTECEDLHCVEASTSKTKEDDVDNEFKAKNAEDTKSLSLQT encoded by the exons ATGGATGCTGGccaaataatattttatgttgttttgttctatTTGCCCAGAACACAATGTGTTAAATTGGGAGTTTGCAGCAAAGAAAAAAG TGTTTTAGTCAGTGGACAAACCGTTATAAGAACATTATACTTTTGTTGTCGTCATTATGAAGAAAGCAGTGGAATATGCGAAg aATGTGATACTGGATATGAATCTAATGGAACAAGATGCGAACCTTGCAAGCCGGGTCAGTTTGGTATAAAATGTGCAGACACATGTCAATGCAAAACACACGAAAG TTGTGATCATATCCGGGGATGTATACAGTCCACAAATCAGCTGATAACAGGGGAGCATATAACTCCTATTACAG aGAAGACAGCAAAGAACTCTGAAAATGAAG gtttTCTAAACAAGGAGAGTGGTGTATATTTTGGTAGTTTCGGATTACTGGCGTTcgtaatatgtattttaatggCTTATATCTGTTATAAAAAGGGTAAACGAAAGGCAGGTTCAAATTTGCCTAAACAAAATCCAAACGAATTGGCAATGGATACAAAATGTCTTGTTGGTGGGACCAAAGGTGTAATgattacaaatgaaaatgattATGACGAAATTGACGAGAGGTACTTGTCCGATATTAAATTGGCAGTAAATCAAGAAAAAGATATcaagaaaagagaaaaagttCAACAAGGTGGAAGCAAGCATTCGAAGAAAGAAAAGAGCAAAAGTTCTATCAATCCTTACCAACTAGTTGTTTCTTCTGCAGTAGATGTTCATGAGTACTCGTCACCAGAGAAGGGAGACAACTCGGAAGATAATAACAGGGATTCTGGCTACCTTCATCCATATCAACCACTATCACTTGACACGAAAAATCTTAAACATGACTATACTGAATGTGAAGGTTTAGATATTGTCGAATCTAAAGCCACACTAGACAATAAAGGTCTTAAAGATGAGTATACTGAATGTGAAGATTTACATTGTGTTGAAGCTTCAACCAGTAAAACGAAAGAAGACGATGTAGATAACGAATTCAAAGCGAAAAACGCGGAAGACACTAAATCACTTTCGCTTCAAACGTGA
- the LOC134695765 gene encoding uncharacterized protein LOC134695765 isoform X1, translating to MNIVSSTMKMFSAADVYLKRLKQRPPPPGFAQLYSTKDLNNSAFKKNDSTTNANGKIWTKDEQILLQAVKMSENCPPASRPMSEATKGFWELLNRNFSVTRNQQVKNTCDNDTNTDKETLHHNSSNNSIDNGNMCKNTHADTDNISINNRSMFKKTQADTNNFSINKGSMRNHLPAETDNLSINSKASQTCVSSISMDREQFGNVKLVLHAYNDFVGGEHCVVNVLEDTEQNKNLESNLICIDNTHDIRLIFRNKPHNVLSTLELASCRLDNLSMNDLEDKLSKMAYE from the exons ATGAATATTGTTTCATCAACTATGAAG ATGTTCTCGGCTGCTGACGTGTACTTGAAACGATTGAAACAGAGACCACCTCCTCCGGGATTTGCACAACTATACAGTACCAAAGATTTAAATAAtagtgcatttaaaaaaaacgacagCACAACTAATGCAAACGGTAAAATTTGGACAAAAGATGAACAGATTCTTTTACAAGCTGTCAAAATGTCTGAAAACTGCCCGCCTGCGTCGCGACCGATGTCAGAGGCAACCAAAGGATTTTGGGAGCTACTTAATCGAAATTTCTCGGTGACTAGAAACCAACAAGTTAAAAACACATGTGATAATGACACAAATACAGATAAGGAAACTTTACATCATAATTCATCTAATAATTCAATAGACAATGGAAACATGTGTAAAAATACACATGCGGATACTGACAATATATCGATAAACAATCGAagcatgtttaaaaaaacacagGCGGATACTAACAATTTTTCGATAAACAAGGGAAGTATGCGTAATCATTTGCCTGCAGAAACCGATAATTTATCGATAAACAGCAAAGCGTCGCAGACATGTGTGTCTTCGATCAGCATGGACAGGGAACAGTTTGGAAACGTAAAACTGGTACTACATGCGTACAATGACTTTGTAGGCGGAGAACATTGTGTTGTAAACGTTTTAGAGGATACAGAACAAAATAAGAATTTAGAATCTAATCTTATATGCATAGACAATACACATGATATCAGACTTATATTTCGCAACAAACCGCATAATGTATTATCAACACTGGAATTAGCCAGTTGTCGTTTGGATAATTTATCTATGAATGACTTAGAAGATAAACTGTCAAAGATGgcttatgaataa
- the LOC134695765 gene encoding uncharacterized protein LOC134695765 isoform X2, translating into MFSAADVYLKRLKQRPPPPGFAQLYSTKDLNNSAFKKNDSTTNANGKIWTKDEQILLQAVKMSENCPPASRPMSEATKGFWELLNRNFSVTRNQQVKNTCDNDTNTDKETLHHNSSNNSIDNGNMCKNTHADTDNISINNRSMFKKTQADTNNFSINKGSMRNHLPAETDNLSINSKASQTCVSSISMDREQFGNVKLVLHAYNDFVGGEHCVVNVLEDTEQNKNLESNLICIDNTHDIRLIFRNKPHNVLSTLELASCRLDNLSMNDLEDKLSKMAYE; encoded by the coding sequence ATGTTCTCGGCTGCTGACGTGTACTTGAAACGATTGAAACAGAGACCACCTCCTCCGGGATTTGCACAACTATACAGTACCAAAGATTTAAATAAtagtgcatttaaaaaaaacgacagCACAACTAATGCAAACGGTAAAATTTGGACAAAAGATGAACAGATTCTTTTACAAGCTGTCAAAATGTCTGAAAACTGCCCGCCTGCGTCGCGACCGATGTCAGAGGCAACCAAAGGATTTTGGGAGCTACTTAATCGAAATTTCTCGGTGACTAGAAACCAACAAGTTAAAAACACATGTGATAATGACACAAATACAGATAAGGAAACTTTACATCATAATTCATCTAATAATTCAATAGACAATGGAAACATGTGTAAAAATACACATGCGGATACTGACAATATATCGATAAACAATCGAagcatgtttaaaaaaacacagGCGGATACTAACAATTTTTCGATAAACAAGGGAAGTATGCGTAATCATTTGCCTGCAGAAACCGATAATTTATCGATAAACAGCAAAGCGTCGCAGACATGTGTGTCTTCGATCAGCATGGACAGGGAACAGTTTGGAAACGTAAAACTGGTACTACATGCGTACAATGACTTTGTAGGCGGAGAACATTGTGTTGTAAACGTTTTAGAGGATACAGAACAAAATAAGAATTTAGAATCTAATCTTATATGCATAGACAATACACATGATATCAGACTTATATTTCGCAACAAACCGCATAATGTATTATCAACACTGGAATTAGCCAGTTGTCGTTTGGATAATTTATCTATGAATGACTTAGAAGATAAACTGTCAAAGATGgcttatgaataa
- the LOC134695927 gene encoding uncharacterized protein LOC134695927, protein MSQNGEIQLSYASSEDLLSSVINVYRELTADRVHDEDLSDLTPNQIREITDSSLDFADIGMPIEYTLNRRLQNTEAPRITEENIMCELHGDCELTHFCRKCEVPVCQLCRPSLKHKGHRTKRIAVAVEERKQELNDKYIKMEQDKIKALRRNQVFVENEKSNVRASCDEVVARIRQRCAYMKSVLDTIANNFVKEVYYKKKNCLQQYTNIQKEIEREIKEGDCVLKRMVHLSESPNDQQFLKDFKDLKEKPNVVRKVPSVWKEYVTFGHGRLSVEELIDKFGSVSFVLATDGGAFTYESKRQHGRLSCRTKTSFRCERKKVETDDDDQGGSINSIVKHGNSLWVNSGLNSKSISLVNENGKTTRSLPLGFKIEDITCSKNGELIISSFRDKVIRKVSNNGVTSDLFNIPYHPKGITTTKDGGYLVCMCESYSTSVCEDSRRLVVKYTSEGDEECVYEYNGEEKLFTRPFRVTENINGDICVIDKTAMGSGQVIILDRTGLVKTIYSGDRHQTNNGHINKIVSRFAPSDIACDKNGRIFIVESDNHKVHLLNKTGSLIGHFLTNESDFFCPLCIATDENNQIWIGNEYGEIKMFTCDWQ, encoded by the coding sequence ATGTCTCAAAACGGAGAAATACAATTGTCATATGCAAGTAGTGAAGATTTGTTAAGCAGTGTCATCAACGTTTACAGGGAACTAACTGCAGACAGGGTACACGATGAAGACTTATCAGATTTAACACCGAATCAAATCAGAGAGATTACTGATTCCAGTTTGGACTTTGCTGATATTGGAATGCCAATTGAGTATACGTTAAATCGGCGTCTACAAAACACAGAAGCACCTAGAATTACAGAGGAAAACATAATGTGCGAATTACATGGAGATTGTGAACTGACACATTTTTGCAGGAAATGTGAAGTTCCTGTTTGTCAATTATGTAGACCATCACTGAAACATAAAGGCCACAGAACAAAACGTATAGCAGTGGCAGTAGAGGAAAGGAAACAAGAGCTTAATGACAAGTATATAAAAATGGAACAAGATAAGATCAAAGCACTTCGTAGAAATCAGGTGTTTGTTGAAAACGAAAAATCAAATGTCAGAGCGTCTTGCGACGAGGTTGTAGCAAGGATTCGCCAAAGGTGTGCTTATATGAAAAGTGTCCTGGATACAAttgcaaataattttgttaaagaggtatattacaaaaagaaaaactgcttacaacagtacacaaatatCCAGAAAGAAATTGAGAGAGAAATAAAAGAGGGTGATTGTGTTCTAAAACGCATGGTTCATCTATCTGAATCACCTAACGATCAACAgtttttaaaagatttcaaaGACCTTAAAGAAAAGCCAAATGTTGTTAGAAAAGTTCCAAGCGTATGGAAGGAATACGTCACGTTTGGTCATGGGCGTCTTTCAGTCGAAGAGTTAATTGACAAGTTTGGCTCGGTTAGTTTTGTACTGGCGACTGATGGAGGAGCTTTTACTTATGAAAGCAAACGACAACATGGACGACTTTCGTGTAGAACTAAAACATCCTTTAGATGTGAAAGAAAGAAGGTTGAAACTGATGATGACGACCAAGGAGGGTCCATCAACTCAATTGTCAAACACGGGAATAGTCTTTGGGTAAACTCCGGTCTCAATTCAAAAAGTATATCATTGGTTAATGAAAATGGAAAGACAACTAGGTCACTGCCTTTAGGGTTCAAAATAGAAGACATAACGTGTTCTAAAAACGGTGAGCTAATCATCTCTTCATTTCGAGACAAAGTGATAAGAAAAGTTTCTAATAACGGAGTTACAAGCGATCTATTCAATATACCTTACCATCCGAAAGGTATAACTACAACTAAAGATGGCGGTTATCTCGTGTGTATGTGTGAAAGCTATTCTACGTCTGTATGTGAAGACAGTCGTCGTCTTGTTGTAAAATACACGTCCGAGGGCGACGAGGAATGTGTTTATGAATATAACGGAGAAGAAAAGCTGTTTACACGACCGTTTAGAGTAACAGAGAATATAAATGGAGATATATGTGTAATTGATAAAACTGCCATGGGCAGTGGTCAAGTGATAATTTTAGACAGAACCGGACTTGTCAAAACGATATATAGTGGAGATAGACATCAAACAAACAACGgtcatattaataaaattgtatCCAGATTTGCCCCCTCTGACATTGCATGTGACAAGAACGGCCgaatttttattgttgaatCTGACAATCATAAAGTGCACCTTTTGAATAAGACTGGAAGTTTAATTGGACATTTTTTAACGAATGAAAGTGACTTTTTCTGTCCACTTTGTATAGCTACCGATGAAAATAACCAGATCTGGATAGGAAATGAATatggtgaaataaaaatgtttacgTGTGACTGGCAATGA